One Dromiciops gliroides isolate mDroGli1 chromosome 3, mDroGli1.pri, whole genome shotgun sequence DNA segment encodes these proteins:
- the LOC122751496 gene encoding small integral membrane protein 1-like, whose amino-acid sequence MMEPQESSVQYSRWSNSQDEVSMNMQASESSGCEWIYTKLCTGKLGIAMKVAGGIIIFWIIFLISYVTSYYIHKCK is encoded by the coding sequence ATGATGGAACCCCAGGAGAGCAGTGTCCAGTACAGCAGGTGGAGCAACAGCCAGGATGAGGTCAGCATGAACATGCAGGCCTCCGAGAGCTCCGGCTGTGAGTGGATCTATACCAAACTATGCACCGGGAAGCTGGGCATCGCCATGAAGGTGGCAGGCGGGATCATTATATTCTGGATCATCTTCCTCATCAGCTACGTCACCAGCTACTATATCCACAAGTGCAAGTAG